One segment of Phragmites australis chromosome 13, lpPhrAust1.1, whole genome shotgun sequence DNA contains the following:
- the LOC133889763 gene encoding uncharacterized protein LOC133889763 codes for MTAAPTGEAAGAGTPEAAAPFSADWRERIVIPAAAAGVVGAAFGLLSRHRVRLGAARAAATYAANLAIVAGCYGGARELARDARGTTPDDPMNSVVGGLASGAVLGRIQGGHFGAVKYAVTFAAAGAALDYAALRLAPQWHALKEHFSGKKDWFTLPEWSPIQVLDEEALAKKKAREEKLFAQRALGELNKEEP; via the exons ATGACGGCTGCTCCCACCGGCGAGGCCGCTGGCGCCGGGACGCCGGAAGCGGCCGCGCCGTTCTCCGCCGACTGGAGGGAGCGGATCGTCatcccggccgccgccgccg GCGTGGTTGGAGCTGCGTTCGGGTTGCTGTCGCGGCACCGGGTGCGCCTcggcgccgcccgcgccgccgccacctacGCCGCTAACCTCGCCATCGTCGCCGGATGCTACGGAG GAGCACGTGAACTCGCAAGAGATGCTCGAGGGACAACACCTGATGACCCCATGAATTCTGTTGTTGGTGGGCTAGCAAGTGGAGCTGTTCTTGGTCGAATACAAG GTGGACACTTTGGAGCAGTGAAATATGCAGTCACCTTTGCAGCTGCTGGTGCCGCATTGGACTATGCCGCACTGAGGCTGGCCCCTCAATGGCATGCCCTGAAAGAACATTTCTCTGGAAAGAAAGACTGGTTTACTCTCCCAGAATGGTCTCCTATCCAAGTGTTGGATGAAGAAGCGTTGGCGAAGAAAAAAGCTCGAGAGGAGAAGTTGTTTGCCCAGCGAGCACTCGGTGAACTTAACAAGGAGGAACCGTAG